From Xiphophorus maculatus strain JP 163 A chromosome 12, X_maculatus-5.0-male, whole genome shotgun sequence, the proteins below share one genomic window:
- the cldn5 gene encoding claudin-5, whose product MVSAGLEILGLSLCVIGSLLVMVACGLPMWKVTAFIEANIVVAQTMWDGLWMSCVVQSTGQMQCKVHDSVLALSHDLQAARALTIISSVMGVLGLMVVIAGAQCTNCIRTEYVKARVVNAGGIIYIISGLFVLVPLCWMANNIISDFYNPQVPASKKREIGAALYIGWAAAALLLIGGTLLCCSCPSSGNSGYSVKYAPTKRASQNGDYDKRNYV is encoded by the coding sequence ATGGTGTCGGCCGGACTGGAGATCTTGGGTCTTTCTTTGTGCGTAATTGGCTCGCTCCTGGTCATGGTTGCGTGCGGGCTTCCCATGTGGAAGGTGACGGCGTTCATCGAGGCCAACATCGTGGTGGCGCAGACGATGTGGGACGGCCTGTGGATGTCCTGCGTGGTGCAGAGCACCGGCCAGATGCAGTGCAAGGTGCACGACTCCGTCCTCGCTCTGAGCCACGACTTGCAGGCGGCCAGAGCGCTCACCATCATCTCCTCCGTGATGGGAGTGCTGGGTCTCATGGTGGTGATCGCGGGGGCGCAGTGCACCAACTGCATCCGCACAGAGTACGTGAAAGCCCGGGTGGTGAACGCCGGTGGGATCATCTACATCATCAGCGGCCTGTTTGTGCTGGTTCCTCTTTGCTGGATGGCCAACAACATCATATCGGACTTCTACAATCCGCAGGTGCCTGCATCCAAGAAGAGGGAAATCGGCGCTGCGCTCTACATCGGCTGGGCGGCCGCGGCGCTGCTGCTGATCGGGGGGACGCTTCTTTGCTGCTCCTGTCCCTCCAGTGGAAACTCTGGATACTCTGTAAAATATGCGCCGACCAAGAGAGCCTCGCAGAACGGGGACTACGACAAGAGGAATTATGTGTAG
- the LOC102226877 gene encoding septin-2, whose translation MSQSGEKGKFPDSAGYVGFANLPNQVHRKSVKKGFEFTLMVVGESGLGKSTLINSLFLTDLYPERYIPGAAEKIERTVQIEASTVEIEERGVKLRLTVVDTPGYGDAIDSQDCFKTIIQYIDNQFERYLHDESGLNRRHIVDNRVHCCFYFISPFGHGLKPLDVEFMKAIHSKVNIVPVIAKADTLTLRERDRLKRRILDEIAEHGIKIYQLPDADSDEDEEFKEQTRVLKASIPFAVIGSNQLIEVKGKKIRGRLYPWGVVEVENPEHNDFLKLRTMLVTHMQDLQEVTQDLHYENFRSERLKRAGRAVDEDVVDKDQILLQKELELRRMQEMLAQMQAQMKMKSDE comes from the exons ATGTCGCAGTCTGGAGAAAAAGGAAAG tttccaGATTCAGCTGGTTATGTTGGTTTTGCAAACCTTCCAAACCAAGTgcacagaaaatctgtgaagaaAGGCTTTGAATTCACCCTTATGGTAGTTG gagAGTCCGGGTTGGGCAAATCAACACTTATAAACAGCCTGTTTCTTACTGATCTCTACCCTGAGCGCTACATCCCTGGAGCTGCTG AAAAAATTGAGCGGACAGTCCAAATCGAGGCATCCACTGTTGAAATCGAGGAGAGAGGGGTGAAGCTTCGGCTCACTGTGGTTGACACCCCTGGATACGGTGACGCCATCGACAGCCAAGACTG CTTCAAGACCATCATCCAGTACATTGACAATCAGTTTGAGCGATACCTACATGACGAGAGTGGGCTGAACCGGAGGCACATAGTGGACAACAGGGTgcactgctgcttttatttcatttctccatTTGGACACGg TCTAAAGCCTCTGGATGTGGAGTTTATGAAGGCCATCCACAGCAAAGTCAACATTGTTCCAGTAATCGCCAAGGCTGATACGCTCACACTGAGGGAGAGGGATCGTCTGAAGAGAAGG ATCCTGGATGAAATCGCTGAGCACGGCATCAAAATCTACCAGCTTCCTGACGCTGACTCTGATGAAGACGAGGAGTTTAAGGAGCAGACCCGAGTGCTGAAG GCGAGCATCCCCTTTGCTGTGATCGGGTCCAACCAGCTGATTGAGGTGAAGGGGAAGAAGATACGTGGCCGTCTGTACCCGTGGGGGGTGGTGGAGGTGGAAAACCCAGAGCACAATGACTTCCTGAAGCTACGCACCATGCTTGT gACCCACATGCAAGACCTCCAGGAAGTAACTCAGGATCTGCATTATGAGAACTTCCGGTCCGAGAGACTGAAGAGAGCCGGCAG AGCTGTGGACGAGGATGTGGTGGATAAAGACCAGATTCTGCTACAGAAAGAGCTGgag ctgcgGCGCATGCAGGAGATGCTCGCTCAGATGCAGGCTCAGATGAAGATGAAATCTGACGAGTGA